The following are encoded together in the Adhaeribacter arboris genome:
- a CDS encoding choice-of-anchor tandem repeat GloVer-containing protein, translated as MIRRSLLIALGCLLPFSNLNAQDILLGLTAGDGPTGGGTAFSINTTGENFKVHRNFVKTGHSPHGDLIKGAEGNLYGMTPEGGISDNGIIFKMTTSGVITVLHYLLPEDGVHPQGSLVVGNDGNFYGMTKNGGINNSGTIFKITPTGKLTVLRHLEFATDGAYPRGSLTKGRDGNFYGMTYSGGIYLQGTIFKITPAGTYTVLHNLENTSTGGYPEGNLIEGEDGTFYGMTSYGNSTGKLGTIIKITTTGILTVLHDFSFTDGYATHGSLTKGKDGYFYGMTSSGGYNNAGTVFKISSAGVFTVIKNFDFRATGGGPYGNLTLENDGNFYGITFYGGFYGDGTIFKVTPTGELMVIRHLRNNEDGANSFGSFYKNNDGYLYGMTSAGGTTFGKGTIFKVNLAGAYTVLARLPDSTKDTYPQATLIQAKDGFYYGTTQFGGTYSSGTIFKLCTDGSYRTFFSFESKTTGGGPLSSVIQDKEGNFYGTTASGGQNGWGTIYKLSQSGRLTVLHHFNTENTGYNPRSLIQASDGNYYGMTNRGGVKGFGIIYKITSVGMFSIVRNLESADGTYPEGNLIQGKDGNLYGLASGGGNYEAGTIFKVSLTGSFTVLRHLNKSLDGGQPLGSLLQATDGNLYGMTENGGKNNRGTIFKINSAGDFTILQNFDVTSTGFNSMGSLVQGGDGSFYGLNFRGGKYGAGTIFKMISSGDITVLRHLNPFTDGRGPIGSLIIQKTNPMAYAQSVTTTVNTLKPITLKGSGSSPLVYEIVSQPKNGSLSGSGAKRTYTPNAGFTGTDAFSYRVSWGCQSSTTKTVSIQVGTPVASTIRINAGGETLNTSLGSFTADNYFSGVTNVSTTASSIANTTDDVLYQNNRRASVAGGSFQYAIPVANGLYTVKLHFAEIYYNTTGSRKFNVMAEGVSWLTNYDIVAVAGGARKAVIATKNIDVADGILNVNFVSTVDKACVSAMEVLPVAGPERRSQNDETDVSYLVSRLYPNPVQTNLIVQLNTPTDNLLTAVLDVRGREVLHNSHQVIDRDKLKIQVALLPAGMYLLQIQTRQGCQMLKFRKE; from the coding sequence ATGATAAGGCGGAGCTTACTTATTGCTCTGGGATGTTTGCTCCCTTTTTCCAACTTAAATGCCCAGGATATTTTGTTGGGGTTAACTGCCGGTGATGGGCCAACCGGAGGAGGAACCGCTTTTAGTATTAATACTACTGGAGAGAATTTTAAAGTTCATCGAAATTTTGTGAAAACGGGTCATAGTCCGCATGGCGATTTAATTAAGGGAGCAGAGGGCAACTTGTACGGCATGACTCCGGAGGGTGGTATTTCTGATAATGGCATTATCTTTAAAATGACAACAAGTGGAGTTATAACTGTTCTTCACTATCTGCTTCCGGAAGATGGAGTTCACCCGCAAGGCAGCTTAGTAGTTGGAAATGATGGTAATTTTTACGGCATGACGAAGAACGGCGGAATTAACAATTCCGGTACCATTTTTAAGATTACACCAACTGGCAAACTTACCGTTTTGCGTCATTTAGAGTTTGCAACGGACGGGGCGTACCCACGGGGTAGCCTGACCAAAGGTCGCGACGGTAATTTTTATGGCATGACCTATTCGGGGGGCATTTACTTGCAGGGTACTATCTTTAAAATTACGCCCGCCGGTACGTATACTGTTTTACATAACTTAGAAAATACGAGTACAGGTGGTTATCCGGAAGGTAACTTGATTGAAGGAGAGGATGGTACTTTTTATGGTATGACTAGTTACGGCAATAGTACTGGTAAACTGGGTACTATCATTAAAATAACTACTACGGGCATTCTAACTGTTCTGCATGATTTTAGTTTTACTGATGGTTATGCCACTCATGGCAGCTTAACTAAAGGAAAAGATGGTTATTTCTACGGTATGACTTCTTCCGGTGGTTATAATAATGCTGGTACCGTTTTTAAAATTTCTTCCGCAGGTGTTTTTACAGTTATTAAAAATTTTGATTTCAGAGCAACAGGCGGCGGACCATACGGCAATTTAACTTTGGAAAATGATGGTAATTTCTACGGCATTACTTTCTATGGGGGCTTTTACGGCGATGGCACTATTTTTAAAGTCACGCCAACTGGTGAATTAATGGTTATTCGTCATTTAAGAAATAATGAAGACGGGGCCAATTCGTTTGGCAGTTTTTATAAAAACAACGATGGTTATTTGTACGGCATGACCTCAGCAGGTGGTACTACTTTCGGTAAAGGAACTATATTTAAAGTGAACTTGGCAGGCGCATATACAGTTTTAGCTCGCTTACCTGATTCTACCAAAGATACTTACCCGCAAGCCACCTTAATTCAGGCGAAAGACGGTTTTTATTACGGCACTACTCAATTTGGTGGAACTTATAGCTCGGGTACAATTTTCAAGCTTTGTACCGATGGCAGTTATCGTACTTTTTTCTCCTTCGAAAGTAAAACTACCGGTGGTGGTCCATTAAGCAGTGTGATCCAAGATAAAGAGGGTAATTTCTATGGCACTACTGCCTCAGGTGGGCAAAATGGTTGGGGTACCATTTATAAATTGAGCCAATCAGGTCGGCTTACCGTTTTGCACCATTTTAATACAGAAAATACTGGTTATAATCCTCGTAGTTTAATTCAGGCCTCGGATGGTAACTATTATGGCATGACTAACCGCGGCGGAGTGAAGGGATTTGGTATTATTTATAAAATTACATCGGTTGGTATGTTTTCTATCGTTCGAAATTTGGAATCTGCTGACGGCACCTACCCAGAAGGTAATCTCATTCAAGGAAAGGATGGAAATTTATACGGCTTGGCTTCGGGTGGTGGTAACTATGAGGCCGGTACCATATTTAAAGTTTCTTTAACCGGTAGTTTTACCGTTTTGCGGCATTTGAACAAGAGTTTGGATGGTGGACAGCCATTAGGAAGTTTACTACAAGCTACGGACGGAAACTTATATGGTATGACGGAAAATGGAGGAAAAAATAATCGCGGTACAATTTTTAAAATTAACTCTGCCGGCGATTTTACTATTTTACAAAATTTTGATGTTACTTCTACAGGTTTTAATTCTATGGGTAGTTTAGTTCAAGGTGGTGATGGTTCCTTCTACGGACTTAATTTTCGGGGTGGAAAATATGGCGCAGGTACCATTTTTAAAATGATTTCTTCTGGTGATATTACCGTTTTGCGGCATTTAAATCCTTTTACTGATGGAAGGGGGCCAATAGGTAGTTTGATTATCCAGAAGACAAATCCCATGGCATATGCGCAAAGTGTAACTACAACCGTGAATACACTAAAACCAATTACTTTAAAAGGTAGCGGTAGCAGTCCGTTAGTCTACGAGATTGTTTCCCAACCCAAAAATGGTTCGTTAAGTGGTTCCGGTGCCAAGCGCACCTACACGCCTAATGCTGGTTTTACTGGTACGGATGCGTTCAGTTACCGGGTAAGCTGGGGTTGCCAAAGTTCTACTACTAAAACCGTCAGCATTCAGGTGGGCACGCCGGTAGCTAGTACGATACGAATCAATGCTGGAGGAGAAACGTTAAATACTTCGCTGGGCAGCTTTACTGCCGATAATTACTTTAGCGGTGTCACCAACGTTTCTACTACAGCTTCGTCCATTGCCAACACCACTGATGATGTATTATATCAGAACAATCGTCGGGCGAGTGTGGCCGGAGGTAGTTTCCAGTACGCTATTCCGGTAGCAAACGGTTTATATACGGTAAAGCTGCACTTTGCAGAAATTTATTATAATACAACCGGTAGTCGTAAGTTTAACGTTATGGCCGAAGGAGTGAGTTGGTTAACCAATTACGATATTGTAGCCGTGGCGGGAGGAGCCCGCAAAGCGGTAATTGCGACCAAGAACATAGATGTAGCCGATGGTATACTAAATGTAAATTTTGTTTCTACGGTAGATAAAGCGTGTGTGTCGGCGATGGAAGTATTGCCGGTAGCTGGGCCGGAACGTCGATCTCAAAATGACGAAACAGATGTAAGTTATTTAGTTTCGAGGCTGTATCCCAATCCGGTTCAAACTAATTTAATCGTGCAACTGAATACTCCGACTGATAACTTGTTAACCGCTGTTTTAGATGTAAGGGGCAGAGAAGTGCTGCACAATTCCCATCAAGTAATAGACCGGGATAAACTGAAAATACAGGTAGCGCTACTTCCAGCGGGTATGTATTTATTGCAGATACAAACTCGGCAAGGCTGCCAAATGCTTAAGTTTAGAAAAGAGTAA
- a CDS encoding outer membrane protein assembly factor BamB family protein, producing MKKFLLPALVLGITGCLTSRMLPENSPATASGRNWREYLGGPDRNHYSTLKQITAENVANLKVAWEYHTLDSGQIQCNPIIVDGVLYGMTATTQPFAVDAATGQERWKLKPNAETNGLSTSRGVTYWESGDDKRILYTNGPWLYALDARTGKAIPSFGENGRTSLKAGLGETAKDKFVISNTPGTVYQDLIIMPMRLSEGADAALGHIQAFDIRTGKLAWVFRTIPQPGEFGYETWPPDTYKNTDVGAGNNWSGMSVDRERGILYVPTGSAAFDFYGGNRKGQNLFANCLLALDAKTGKRLWHFQLVHHDVLDRDPPAPPNLITVKQNGKKIDAVAQVTKQGYIFVFDRVTGQPLFPIEERPVPTTDVAEEQTWPTQPFPTKPAPYARQSLTEADLNPYAENLEELKTTLKASRSEAGPFTPLSKRGTIIFPGLDGGAEWGGTAADPDGILYINSNEMAWLLALKSTAPDASLASLSSGERLYATNCTACHGTERKGNPASGYPALVDIQKHRTTDYVTTVVSKGKGMMPAFTKFSAEEKKALVSFLFGTEKIEPGITKLKEPGLENKKGMPDVPYRISGYTKFLDKKGYPAISPPWGTLNAIDMNTGEYLWKIPYGETPELAAKGLPQTGSESYGGPVVTASGLLFIAGTKDKKFRAYDKKNGKLLWETTLPAAAFATPSTYEVNGKQYIVLACGGTKLGAPKGDSYVAFALPDK from the coding sequence ATGAAAAAATTTCTACTTCCAGCCCTGGTGCTGGGTATTACCGGATGCTTAACGAGCCGGATGCTACCGGAAAACTCCCCGGCCACTGCTTCGGGGCGCAATTGGCGCGAGTACCTCGGCGGGCCCGACCGCAACCATTATTCCACTTTAAAACAAATTACCGCCGAAAATGTAGCTAACTTAAAGGTAGCTTGGGAGTACCATACCCTTGACTCGGGCCAGATTCAGTGTAATCCTATTATTGTGGATGGCGTCCTCTACGGCATGACGGCTACTACCCAACCTTTTGCCGTGGATGCAGCTACGGGGCAAGAACGCTGGAAATTAAAACCTAACGCCGAAACCAACGGGTTAAGCACCAGCCGGGGAGTAACGTATTGGGAAAGTGGCGACGATAAGCGCATTTTATATACCAACGGTCCTTGGCTCTACGCTTTAGATGCCCGTACCGGCAAGGCTATTCCGTCTTTCGGCGAAAACGGCCGTACCAGCCTGAAAGCAGGGTTGGGCGAAACCGCAAAAGATAAGTTCGTGATTTCGAATACACCGGGTACTGTTTACCAGGATTTAATAATTATGCCCATGCGCTTATCCGAAGGCGCCGACGCCGCTTTAGGTCATATTCAAGCGTTTGATATCCGGACGGGTAAATTGGCTTGGGTTTTCCGAACCATCCCGCAACCCGGGGAGTTTGGCTATGAAACCTGGCCGCCTGATACGTATAAAAACACCGATGTGGGTGCCGGCAATAACTGGTCGGGCATGTCCGTAGATCGGGAACGCGGTATTTTGTACGTACCAACGGGCTCGGCTGCTTTTGATTTTTACGGCGGCAACCGCAAAGGTCAGAACCTATTTGCCAACTGCTTATTGGCCCTGGATGCTAAAACCGGCAAACGACTCTGGCATTTTCAATTGGTGCACCACGATGTGCTGGACCGCGATCCCCCGGCGCCGCCCAACTTAATTACCGTAAAACAAAATGGCAAAAAAATCGATGCGGTGGCGCAGGTTACCAAGCAAGGCTACATTTTTGTATTTGACCGCGTAACCGGCCAGCCTTTGTTCCCGATTGAAGAACGACCCGTACCCACCACCGACGTAGCCGAAGAACAAACTTGGCCTACTCAGCCCTTCCCTACCAAGCCGGCACCTTATGCCCGGCAATCGCTTACCGAAGCCGATCTGAACCCCTACGCCGAAAATTTAGAAGAATTAAAAACTACTCTGAAAGCCTCCAGAAGCGAAGCCGGACCTTTTACCCCGTTGAGTAAACGAGGAACCATTATTTTCCCGGGGCTGGATGGTGGAGCAGAATGGGGTGGCACCGCCGCGGACCCCGATGGCATTCTGTATATAAACAGTAATGAGATGGCCTGGCTGCTGGCTTTAAAATCAACGGCACCCGATGCGAGTTTAGCTAGCCTGAGTTCCGGCGAACGGCTTTATGCCACCAATTGTACTGCTTGCCACGGTACCGAGCGAAAGGGCAATCCGGCAAGTGGCTATCCAGCTTTAGTAGATATTCAAAAGCACCGCACTACCGATTACGTAACTACTGTGGTTTCAAAAGGAAAAGGAATGATGCCCGCGTTTACTAAGTTTTCGGCCGAAGAGAAAAAAGCCCTCGTATCTTTTCTGTTCGGGACGGAGAAAATAGAGCCGGGCATTACCAAACTGAAAGAACCAGGTTTAGAAAATAAAAAAGGAATGCCCGATGTACCTTACCGTATTTCCGGTTACACCAAGTTCTTAGACAAAAAAGGTTACCCGGCTATTAGTCCACCTTGGGGAACATTGAATGCCATTGACATGAACACCGGCGAATATCTTTGGAAAATACCTTACGGCGAAACGCCCGAATTAGCGGCCAAAGGTTTGCCGCAAACCGGCTCCGAAAGCTACGGTGGCCCGGTAGTAACGGCTAGCGGCTTGCTGTTTATTGCCGGGACCAAAGACAAAAAATTCCGGGCGTACGATAAGAAAAATGGCAAATTGCTTTGGGAAACCACCTTACCAGCCGCCGCATTTGCTACACCTAGCACGTACGAAGTAAACGGAAAACAGTATATCGTTTTAGCCTGTGGCGGTACCAAACTGGGTGCTCCTAAAGGCGATAGCTACGTAGCTTTTGCCTTGCCGGATAAGTAG
- a CDS encoding SH3 domain-containing protein — MKKIFLSLVLIAQLGFAMADNKNPVMVVQARYENIKMFMQPGTSTPIIETITTADRVELIKKWNTHWALVRVNDKVGYVVYSELSYLNAKPLPQTKTLATR, encoded by the coding sequence ATGAAAAAGATTTTCCTTTCCCTTGTGCTGATCGCCCAACTAGGTTTCGCGATGGCCGACAACAAAAATCCTGTAATGGTTGTGCAAGCCCGATACGAAAACATTAAAATGTTTATGCAACCTGGTACTTCTACTCCCATTATCGAAACCATTACTACGGCTGACCGGGTAGAATTAATTAAGAAATGGAATACACATTGGGCTTTGGTAAGGGTAAATGATAAAGTAGGATACGTGGTATACTCCGAGTTATCGTACTTAAATGCCAAACCACTACCTCAAACAAAAACCTTGGCTACTCGTTAA
- a CDS encoding SH3 domain-containing protein has translation MKKLVLSLVLFAQLGFAMADNKTPTMAVQVRNNNVKMFQQAGTSTPIIETITIADRVELIRKWNNHWALVKVNDKVGYVLFSELTNLKSQPQSRALATR, from the coding sequence ATGAAAAAGCTTGTTCTTTCCCTCGTGCTGTTCGCTCAATTAGGTTTTGCAATGGCCGACAACAAAACTCCTACAATGGCTGTTCAGGTTCGGAACAATAATGTAAAAATGTTCCAGCAAGCCGGTACTTCCACTCCCATTATCGAAACCATTACTATTGCCGACCGGGTAGAGTTGATTCGGAAATGGAATAATCACTGGGCTTTAGTTAAAGTGAATGACAAAGTAGGTTACGTGTTGTTTTCGGAATTAACTAATCTGAAATCGCAGCCACAGTCAAGAGCTTTGGCTACTCGTTAA
- a CDS encoding energy transducer TonB: MRVEEKMEKQPEFKGGINELSKFIKNNTIYPKQALADNISGLVVVKFVVRKDGNLSNIEVAKSLRPDLDQEAIRIVTLSNNLWSPATKNGNKVSANYYLPITFFTSKAAEKKYYKAKQ; encoded by the coding sequence ATGAGGGTGGAGGAAAAGATGGAAAAACAACCTGAGTTTAAGGGCGGAATAAACGAGTTAAGTAAGTTTATTAAAAATAATACGATTTACCCAAAGCAGGCTTTAGCAGATAACATCAGTGGCTTAGTAGTGGTAAAATTTGTCGTAAGAAAGGACGGAAATTTAAGTAACATCGAAGTGGCTAAATCTTTACGTCCGGATTTAGATCAAGAAGCCATCCGAATTGTTACCTTATCCAATAATCTATGGTCGCCTGCTACCAAGAATGGCAATAAAGTTTCAGCCAACTATTATTTACCCATTACTTTTTTCACTTCTAAAGCCGCTGAAAAGAAATATTACAAAGCAAAACAGTAA